The following proteins are co-located in the Vigna angularis cultivar LongXiaoDou No.4 chromosome 2, ASM1680809v1, whole genome shotgun sequence genome:
- the LOC108327007 gene encoding uncharacterized protein LOC108327007, translated as MATLQMSHVDLEQGNHRRSVVGSDASVEGSLCFSDADDGSCYSRFYSTNGGSYDDYSFDCVSDPEAGGVPHSGRASSVSECSVELETRTGVPEIKVHLAKVEKDCRICHMGLVSDSHESGAPIELGCSCKGDLAAAHKHCAEAWFKIKGNRTCEICHSVARNVYGGNEDSTEHVSDGNNGTTAAATVSTTAPFTEPRRFWHGHRFLNFLLACMVFAFVISWLFHFNVTSS; from the exons ATGGCCACCTTGCAGATGTCCCATGTTGATTTGGAGCAAGGAAACCATCGCCGTTCGGTTGTTGGAAGTGATGCGAGCGTTGAAGGGAGCTTGTGCTTCTCTGATGCTGATGATGGTTCTTGCTACTCTCGTTTCTACTCAACAAATGGTGGTTCATATGATGATTACAGCTTTGATTGTGTTTCTGATCCTGAGGCTGGGGGTGTTCCTCATTCTGGGAGAGCTTCTTCTGTTTCTGAGTGCTCTGTGGAGTTGGAAACTAGAACTGGGGTTCCTGAGATCAAGGTGCATTTGGCTAAAGTGGAGAAGGATTGTAGGATTTGTCACATGGGTTTGGTGAGTGATAGCCATGAGTCTGGTGCCCCCATAGAATTGGGTTGTTCCTGTAAGGGTGATTTGGCTGCTGCTCACAAGCACTGTGCTGAGGCCTGGTTCAAGATTAAGGGAAATAG GACTTGTGAAATCTGTCATTCTGTTGCTCGGAATGTTTATGGAGGAAACGAGGATTCGACAGAGCATGTTAGCGACGGTAACAATGGTACTACAGCAGCAGCCACAGTCTCCACAACTGCTCCTTTTACAGAACCTCGTAGATTTTGGCATGGCCATCGCTTCCTCAATTTCTTGCTTGCTTGTATGGTTTTTGCTTTTGTGATATCATGGCTTTTCCACTTCAATGTGACATCATCGTAG